CCTCCTTTAGTTTCTTGTACAATGTGTTTTTACTGAGTCTTGTTAATCAAATTTAATAGCTACTGGTAGAGGAAACAGTTCTTCAAACCTTCCTCTGCCGGTGCTCACCCAGCTGTCCCCAGGTGCCCAGCCTGAGAGAGGCCAGGCCTTGGTGGAGGATAAAAATGACCTACTCATTGGAAGAGGGCAGTCCCCACTGCAAGTTCCAGGTCGACGCTGTTAGAATGAATAtagatcaaaagaaaaacaatttcattCTCCGTAgtgcaaaaaaggaaaagagagtttaccttcctcccttttcttagagcatttatttTTAGGAGACCTCATCAAATATCCTTTCTCTACCCCTTTGGGAatgtgtgtaaatattttatctatctatctatctatcgctgcgcggcttgtgggatcttagttcgcaTACCGGGGACTGAACCCCGGCCCTccgcgtggagtcctaaccactggactgccagggaattccccatatgtaaatattttttaaagctaaaagagtctcttgccagttttacaaccTAGGAATGTTCTTCTCAAAGACCTGGGAGCTCTCCCTTTGAAATATAATTATCGAGCAAGATACCCCATGGGAGAGAAGGACCCTAACTTCTGCAGGCACATGGCTCCAAGTTGCAAAACCACCTCTTGCCTTAAGGATATGGGAATTTCTCGTCTTCCTCTGGATAAAGGCAATTTGCAAACACAGATGGCCACCCTTATGGAATTAGGATGGACTAGGGCAGTAGATAGTGCCCTCAGGTCCTCTTGCTTGAACACAGGTATGCTGATTTTGAGAACAGGTATGCCCTAGGGATATAAGCCTGGCTGTATAAAAGGGTGAGGTTTCTTTCTGGTTTTGCAATCTCCTTACtcaattaaaaatcatgttttctttctcttctacctcTGTGGAGAGGTTTTCTGGGTTGGCGAGGGATTCCACTGTTCATTTTTTCCGCTTTACATTCCTTCGCCATCTTCTGGGAGTTTGACTCCAAGGAGGCAATCTGCAAGTCCAGAGGTCTGGGGAACTCAACCAAGAGAGGCAGCTGGTGGGCACTCACCAACGCCACCTGCCTGTCATCACCTCTTGTCAGCCTGCTCCCCTCTTACCTGGAAGCTCAGCTCTGGGAAGTGGTGGCTGTCCCTAGCCACGTGAGCTTGGGTGAGTTGTTTAACCTCATCATGCAGGACTAGGATGGGGTGAGTGAGACACCTCAGGCACAGCATGGGGCAGGGCACCAAAGACTCAGTAATGAGGATCGCTATGGGCTGAAGGCTTGTGTCTCCCAAAAATTCATACGCTATTTTGATGGtgactttgggaggtaattaggtttagttgaggtcatgagggtggagcccttgtgATGAGAttagtggccttataagaagaggaagagcaagcgtttctttctctctctttctgccatgtgaggatgcagGGGAAAGGGGTctatctgcaagccaggaagagtaCCCTCACCAAGGAACCAAATCATttggcaccttttttttttttttttttcagttggcacgttgatcttggacttctcagcctccagaactgggagaaagaGATTCctattgtttaaaccacccagcctatggcattttgttatggcagcctgagctgaccaaTACAAAGATAACATTTaagtgcaatatttttaaaaatcaaaattaatgccaAAAAGTCCACGATGAAAGAAATATCAACATTTCCAATAGAGACAGCCTCCAACCCTGCGCATGCATGGCTCCGCCCACTCGTCTGGCCCTGATGCCCCCCTGTTGTCGCACTCACCTTCTTCACCAATGAAATAGGGCAGATGCACCTGCGGCACCTCTGGGCCAGCTGGAGCATCGAAAATAGGAAGGGAGGTAGGATGTGAATGTAAAGCTGTCCATAGGGCTTCTCAGGAGGGATTGCTAAAGACAGTCTCTGAGGGCAACAGCCTCAGAGTCTCTTCTAAGCCCTTGCTTCTTATGAGAGACTCCCTTTCTCTACAGGGTCAGCTCTTTTCTCCCTCAAGACAATTACAATAGACAAACAGGTTTTCTACCAGCTCATGTAGGTTTCTCTGCACActcaaatatatattgagtatATAGAGACATATTTGGTGCAGAGCTAGGCACAGTAGGGGACTCTGAAGAGCCCAGGACACAGCTCCACCCCCTATCAGGACAGGGAGGGCGCTGAAATGTGCTGGAACCAACCCCCACTAGCCTGTCCCTCCAGCTGGCTTATCTCAGTGTAGAGAACCACCAACCCTGGGAGCTCCAGTCAGCCTGCTGACACAAAGCTCATTTGCCAACATCCAGTTTTCCAACTTGGAGGAGAGGCTGGCTGCTCCCTCACCCACACATCCCCCATGAAGCCCACCTGCCCAACCCACTCAAAAGGTGGCAGCACAACACTCTAGAGACCCAGGGCTGGGATGGGAATTAACCTTGAGACTTCACTAGCTTACAGATTCCCAAGCCCtgatttctctaaagaaaaaaaaaaagacctctttGCTTTTTGTAGATAGCAACAACATCCCGCATTCAGCAGCCACATTCCTTTTCTCACTCCACTTCCCTGGGCCACTGTGGCCTTAGGGCCTGGGCATAGTTGGCAGGTTGGCTGagcaggaggggaggtggggcatggtcactgcccctgccctgcctccgGCAGTCCTGCAGCGAGGGCTCCGGGGCGCCTGGCCCCGAGCAGATGAGGTGCCTGGACTTTGGGAACTGTCCCgagaggctggggctgggaagcccctcctccccgccctgGCATCCTGAAACACTGCCACATGCTAAAGTCCACCTGAAGCGGCCACAGAGAGAGCCCCCGGTACCTTCGTTTCCTATCTGTGAGTAGGTCCTCAAGGCCTCCTCTGCTCCCAGTCGGACGACCCATCTGCTGGGGGAGTACTGATTCTCCAGCTCCTACGGGACAAAGACACGAAGTTCCATAAGACCTTTGACCTCCACGCAGACTGTGCTCCCGCCCCTCCGCGTGCCTGGAGAAGCCCCTTCCCTGATATCTCAGGCTCTCATAGATGCCCTTAGCTTCCTTCAAGCCCCCCAGTCTCCAGCCTGACAATCCACTCCCCACTCTCCCCCACTAACTAATTAGGTGTTTCAGATACAACACTGCAGATGCTGCCGGATCCACGGTCTAGAGCAATGGCCATGCCTTCAACCAGCAGGACAGCTTCACAGGGAAGTGAGGTCCCATAGATCTGTCCCAGTCAATGCCATCATGGGTACCACTTCCACAGCGGCTAAGACCACAGGAAGCCAGGGAGCTGGGGTGGCCGCTGCAGAGAAAGTGAGGTAGAGCTGATATTCCCTGAAAAGGTATGATTCTGACTGCAGGTGGACGCAGCACAATCGGTGAAACAGAGGTGAAGAGGAAGGAATCAAAGGTCAGTTTGGAAATGTTGACCAGCCAGATTGCTGAAACACAGAGGTGAGGCTGGGaagcgggggctggggggtggagggTCTTGAATGTCAAGCTAAGATGTTCAGACTTAACACAGAAAGTAATAAGGAACCAGGTTTTGGAGAAAGGGCTCAgaggcaaaacaacaacaacaaaaaaacaggtgAAGGCTGGACTGGAGAATTTGAAGACAGGTGGCCTCATGGAAAGGTcttgggctctggaatcagatggGCTGAGTGCCATCCAAGCTCCATCACTTGCAGGCTCTTTTACCCTGGGCAACTTACTGACagtcagttccctcatctgtataatgggcaaAACAATAGTACTTTACTTCATTCACATGACTTATAGCTTTCAGCCTTGTGAGGCTGTATACCTTGTGAGGCTGAAAGCTATAAGGCATGTAAATGAAGTCAGGCTAGCCACTCAAATTTGGgtttccccctcttcccattgaACGGGGTTCTTGGCCAGGGGTCTTTGGATCTGTACAATCTATGCCCGTCGGATGTTTGCAGTCATACCTCGCACACTCTGTGACtgctatcatcatcatcttttattattgctattatttataGTAATGAAAATGCAATGGGTTTCTGAAAGTGCTCTGATattataggggtgtgtgtgtgtgtgtgtgtgtgtgtctatatgtgagacagagagagacagacagacagagagagaccgaAAAAGAGAGGTTAGGATTTCTTGGGGGCAGTATCTGTAACTGTCACCACATTCTTAGAGGCGTCCGTGACCAGAGAAAGAACCACTACCTTAAATGTAGGAAAACTAGTTAGGAAATTATAACAGAATGATAAGCATAACAAATGCTTTGCATATGTGGTTTCTAACCCCCATAACCTTCCCTCAGTAAATACCAGCCCTCCGGTATTTACTTCTTCAGGTCTGACACATCCTCCAAACATTGCACAACCTCAGATTAAGGTCCAGAACTTCGGCCCCAACCTCATCCCGGTTTATGGGTATTGACATAGCCagggctggacttccctggcggtccagtggttaggaatccgcgcttccactgcaggggcacgggttcaatccatgatcaggggactaagatcctgcatgccgcacagtgaggccaaaaaaaagtagaaaaacataGCCAGGGCTTCCATTTCCTCTACCCTTAAAATCAGGCTAGCAAAAGCCTACCTGTGGCGAGAAGTAAAACATCAATAAATCACAGTGCTAAAGCTTTCGGgagctggcacacagtaggctaTCAACGGCGCCCACAGGAGTGGTTCTAAACTTTCCTCTCAACCCCCATCTCATCTCTGAACCACACTCCTCAGCCCCAGCCTCTCCCAGTGATCCGCCTACCTCTTTAGACATCCTCTTCCAGGGAGCCCCGCCCTCAGGACCTCCGTCCAAGTCGTCCATCCCGTCCATCCCGCTGTGTACGAGCCGACAGGCGCCCGGGCCGCCTTTTTATGCCAGGAGGGCGGGGCTCTGGTCAGGCCCCGTCCCTGGGAGCCGCGCCCACCGCCCTGGTGAGCTGAGCCTGGTGCGCGCGTTCCCGGTCCCTCCCACGAGGGGGCGGGCTGAGGTAAAATCTCCCGCCGGTCCCATAGCCGCACGCTGATTGGCTCCGGGCCGGCGGCGCCGGCTCCCGATTGGCCCGCGCGCCGGGGATAAAGAAGCAAGGCGCGGGAACCGACGAGAGCCTGCAGGGcgagggcggcggcggcggcggcggcggcggcggcggcggcggcggcggcggcggcggcggcggcggcggcggcggcggcggcggcggcggcggcggcggcggcggcggcggcggcggcggcggcccctcGATTTGTGATCTCCCTGAAGGCACCATGAGCTGCATCAACCTGCCCACCGTGCTGCCCGGCTCCCCCAGCAAGACCCGGGGGCAGATCCAGGTGCGGGCCGCGGGGCGGGTCGGAGTCGTGATCGAGGCCCGGGTGTCCGTGCGCACCGGGGCCCAGTgacctctccttctctcctaggTGATTCTCGGACCCATGTTCTCAGGAAAAAGGTAATGGCCTCGCGGGACGGGGGTAGGCCGGGATCTCTTTCCCTACTTCCCTGCTTCTCCTCCAACTCCCAGGACCCCGTCCTCCTCCCATGACGCCCCACGACCCCGAGCCTGCCGCCCCTCTCAGAGCCCCGCTTCTAGAGCAGCCCCCACCGCCCGACCCCGCGTTCGCGCCCAGGATGCCTCTCCTCCGTGGGATCCTACCGGAGAAGCTCCTCCCCTTCCCGTCCGGGTCGGAACCTCTTCCCCTTGGGGGTCATTCAACCACCGCTCCTTCCGGGAGCTGGTCACAGCTGCTCATCGTTTAGCCCCTCACTAAAGCCCTCTCTGAAGGGTGCATCTACGGTGGCCAGGCTCTGTGCGCCCTGCAGTATCTGTGGCTTCCTTGCAGTGTATGATTGTTTCCTTAGATGGCCCAGGAGCGTAGTTACTCTCCACACTGAAGAGTCAAGCGCTGGTGCCTTTGCTTCCCTGAAGTGATAGAACCAATCCCAGTGAGCCCCCAGTAACTCCCCTGGCCCCCCTTCCTATATGGCGCTGGGGAATCACTCCAGCTCAAATCCCTTGCCCACGATGGTGAGGCTCAGGGTGGGCTCTTGGACTCAGAGACAAAGCGCTTCCCTTGTTGCACCAAAAGGTTCTGTGAAGTTAGTTCAGGCTATGTGAAGAACTGTGGGGTGAGATTACTTTGGAATGGAATCTGAACCCCTCTCCTGTGCATGTGGTCTTTGCTTTGCCCCCAACAAAATCACTCCTCCAGCCCTTCCTCGAATCACCTGAGGGCCCTTCTTTGCCACCCTCCCCATAGAGAATGACTATCAGCCCAGGCATGCTCCTCCCTCCTGGGTCGAGACTGAACTCTCTGTGTGGGCCTTTTCTGTCCTCACCGGTCCACGCCCTGCCCTGCAGCCTTCCCATCCATTGGTGGGGCTCAGGCTGTATACCCCTAGAAGGCGGTAGGGAGCCCGACTTGTGCTGATGGGGTCTTCCTCGCCCACACTTATGCATGGGCCTTACCTTGCAGTACTGAGCTGATGAGACGGGTCCGTCGCTTCCAGATTGCCCAGTACAAGTGCCTGGTGATCAAATATGCCAAGGACACGCGTTACAGCAGCAACTTCTCCACGCATGACCGGTCAGTCCCTGCCCCTTCTGTCCTGTTCCCACACCTTTTGTGAGAAGGCCAGTGACTGTCAGAACTCTTTAGAGAGGATGGTTAATAATGCTGATGCCAGGCAGTGAACCGTTCAAATCTGCAAACTTTCCAGGTTGCTTGGCAAGGTACCCTAGAACTTGGCCTTTCTTGGGGCTCTCGCCCAGTGGTTCCTAGCGGGACGTGATTCTGCCCGCTAGCGTCTATTtgcaatgtctggagacgtttTTTAGTTTTCACAACAGGAGGAGGTAAGGGCATGATGGCAACTAGTGGGTAAAGGGCAGGGATGCCActacatcctacaatgcacagacagccccataacaaagaatgatccagccccaaatgtcagtaatgtctggccaaggttgagaaaccctgctcttgACCTATGTGGAGGTTGCAGACTGGTTTTGCTGGCCTGCAGGctgaattttatttaagtttttagtTGGCTTGTCCTTGCTGACTCCCTGTCTCGTGGCCTTTGTGCATCCCCCTTTTATGTTTATCTGCCTGTGTCCTGTGGACATTTCAGCCTGCAGCCTGAGGTTGGGAGGTTAAATTTAATACCACTCCTGCCGTTCCGTACAGCATTTAGGGCCTGATGGTTTGGAGGCTGAGACACTTTTCTCGTCTTCCAGATTCATCCACCTGAGCCCCCAGCATCAAGGCTGTGCTGTGTGTGGCTTCAGGGTGGGAGTGCAGGGGGCTCTGGGCAGGTGGGTGAGGCGGAGAGGGCCCAGGACTTGGAGTTAAGTTAAACGTTGAGTGACGTTTCCTGGACATGTTGCCTGATGCAGGTCATTTACGTCTCCACGTTTGCTTTCTCATCCCTAAAACATAGGTGTCCGCTGCTCAGGACGCGAGAAGTGTCAGGGGAGGACAGTGAAAGCAGTGGAGAAGATTAGAAGTGCAGCTTCTGGGTCTGTCAGATGGGGGTGGAATCCAGGCTCTGCCCCAGTGTCACAAATCCTCTCTAATCTGGGCTGTAGAGGCCCAGACGAGCTGCAGCAGAGGCCTAGCGCTTGGCAGGGGTGACGGTGCTCCAGAGACGCTGCTCTTGCTGAAGCTGGAACCGGCTTGCGTTGCCTGCAGGATCAAAGCAAGATCATCACTAAGTAGTTGTAaagttttacataaatatatagctGCAAAACTGCAGAGCCGTCAGGAAACTCCTAGCTCCTTGGAAGGGTAGTTCAGAGGAGCAggcaaaaatggaaacagaagaaaataacattgcagaaaaacagaaactagAAGACAAAGAACAGCATTCCTCTTCCAAAAGGCCTGgctgtggggcagggtggggtccACCACGTCATTTAATGCACTGGAACACTCCCACACATGGCCTTTCACTTTCAGACTCTGCTGGGTAGGAACCTCCCCTCAGGACACACGAGGCAGCGGTATGAATGCGGatctgaatcctgactctgcccgTTAATAGCTCTATGATCTCGGAGAAATCCTTTAATCAACCAGACGAGTCAAACGGAGGGAATCCTAGGTCACTGCACTGCTGGTTGGTGTTCCTGGCTTATCTCTGCTGGTGCACGCGGCGCCTAGTCTTAGATTCTGGCGCTAATGGTCTGCCCGGGGCCATGGTAGGATTTTCATGGGCCCCTTcctctataaagaaaaaaataaaagtatataatttatGACTGCATTGATATAAAGACAAAGATAATCCAGACTGAGTTACATTTATTCTGatttttagaagaaattaaaatgtttcattcGTCCCCAAAGCATCATGGGCCCCAGGCACTGTACCTGATGAAGTAACCCTgtctgcaccccaccccaccacacacacacacacacacacacacacacacacacacacacacacacacagcagagaaGAGCGAAGAGCTTTGCATCTGGGTTGAGCTTTACATTGGGCATTGCTAATTTCCAGTCCAAAGCGTGAAGTGAAACAGCTCTTGTTGAATAACTGGTTTTCCAAACAAAGGCCTTTACTCTTCTCCCCAGATGCCTTCCCACAGGTGCTAATTTCTCAAAGCTCTGGGCAGACATCTCAGCCTGCTCTGCAGGTAGGGGTTGCTCATGAGACCATTTCCCTGGCCCCTCATTCTGGTTCCTGGTCTCCTCTGGCTCCCTTCTCTTGCTCACACTCTGGCTTTCTGTCCCCAGGAACACCATGGAGGCCCTGCCAGCCTGCGTGCTCCGGGATGTGGCCCAGGAGGCCCTGGGCGTGGCTGTTATAGGCATCGACGAAGGGCAGTTTGTAAGTTGACTTGTCCTGATAGCACTCTTCCTGTGAACTCAACTGTCCCCCTTTTTCCTCTGCTAATTTGGAGGTTATTGGTTcaatttctgatatttttataaGGTAAACATTGTTAACTTGCTTTAACTAGTGTCTGAATACCCTTTGAATTCCCTTTACCGCTTTCTGTGTTACTGTTATATAGAAtttatttaccttaaaaaaaaaaaaaatttacaggacttccctggtagcacagtggttaagaatcctcctgccaattcagggggcacgggttcaagccctggtccaggaagatcccacatgccatggagcaactaagcccacgagccacaactactgaagcccgtgcgcctagagcccgtgctccgcaacaagagaagccaccacaatgagaagcccatgcaccgcaatgaagagtagcccctgctcgccgcaactagagaaagcccgcgcgcagcaacgaagacccaacgcagccaaacataaataaataaataaataaatttttttttaaaaaagaagcaacatTGAGCTAAACAGAACCAAACCCTCCCTATACACCAGTGTTGAGAAATCAAATTTTTTGTttactgtaaaaataattttttaatatatatagtttatttatttacttatttatgtttggctgcattgggtcttcgttgctgcgtgcgggctttctctagttgcggcgagcaggggctactcttcgttgcggtgcgtgggcttctcattgtggtggcttctcttgttgtggagcacgggctctaggcgcacgggcttcagtagttgtggctcgtgggctcagtagctgtggctcgcgggctctagagcgcaggctcagtagttgtggcacacgggctttgtggaatcttcccggaccagggctcgaacccgtgtcccctgcactggcaggtggattcttaatcactgcaccaccagggaagtccgcttcttttttttgatttattttttggcggtgttaggtcttcgttgttgcgcgggctttctctggttgcggagagcaggggctacccttcatagcggtggcttctcttgttgtggctcaggggctctagagcacaggctcagtagttgtggagcacgggcttagctgctctgcagcatgagggatcttcccggaccagggatcggacccgtgtcccctgcattggcaggcggattcttaaccactgcgccaccagggaagtccctgccccaCAGTTCTGTTCCCTGTTTCTATGGCTACTTCCTCCCTGGCCAGCAAGTCAAACTCGAGTTCCCATAACTAGTGTTTATTAAACCTACTGCAGAAACATCACCAATCTTCTGTTCTGCCCTCACCCCTGTGGGTCTTGCTCTGCAAGAAGTTCTGGGGCCCAGAGGTGGCTGCCTCAGTTGCCTCTCAACATGGGACCTGACAAAAGgactgcctctccctcccttcatccTTCCCTTGGAGAGTGGTACATCTGAAGACCCCACGCTATAAGCTGAGGGTGCAGTGGTAGGTGGGCAGCTGGATCCTGGGCATGCCAGCCGCACAGTGTCACTCCAAGTGTTGGTCTTacctctgtttctttttaatttttttttttgtctgtgctgggtcttagttgcagcacacggggtcttcgttgcagcgtgcgggatctttagttgcagcatgtgggatccagttccctgaccagggattgaacccgggccctcagcagtgagagcgcggaGACCactgggaccaccagggaattccctaggagGGGTCTGGTTTTGTCTTGACCATCACAGTCACAGAATGGCCTTGCCGGAAGTTCGTATTTATAGATCGGGCTC
This sequence is a window from Pseudorca crassidens isolate mPseCra1 chromosome 19, mPseCra1.hap1, whole genome shotgun sequence. Protein-coding genes within it:
- the TK1 gene encoding thymidine kinase, cytosolic isoform X2, whose translation is MSCINLPTVLPGSPSKTRGQIQVILGPMFSGKSTELMRRVRRFQIAQYKCLVIKYAKDTRYSSNFSTHDRNTMEALPACVLRDVAQEALGVAVIGIDEGQFFPDIVEFSETMANAGKTVIVAALDGTFQRKVEVIGGADKYHSVCRLCYFKKASGQPVGLDSKENKENCPVLGKPGEAMGARKLFAPHQILQCSPAN